The Pseudanabaena galeata CCNP1313 genome includes a region encoding these proteins:
- a CDS encoding type II toxin-antitoxin system HicB family antitoxin, translating to MKSHIKLQQNINSFIRSNLEGGYVAECLGISVVTQGSTLDEVVENLIEAVGLHLEDENPEDFGLVPNPSILVTFELQPEYVKA from the coding sequence ATGAAAAGCCATATTAAACTTCAGCAAAATATTAATTCTTTTATTCGCTCAAATTTAGAGGGTGGCTATGTCGCGGAATGTTTGGGAATCTCAGTAGTAACACAGGGAAGTACTCTGGATGAAGTTGTCGAGAATCTCATAGAAGCAGTTGGATTACATTTAGAAGATGAAAACCCTGAAGATTTCGGTTTAGTTCCTAATCCATCAATTTTGGTTACCTTTGAACTACAACCTGAATATGTCAAAGCTTAA
- a CDS encoding ABC transporter permease: MDTWESFRMAGKTLAANRLRSTLTMLGIIIGNASVILMVGIGQGAQKYAAEQFQSLGTDVIFVITGTDNARRNVIAPPNRLVLADAEAIATQVPTVRSVAPQINGSELAIAGNNTKRATLIGTTDTYAIVRNAEVSVGRFFNEEDLKRNARVITIGAAIAKELFPQGSPVGQTVRIRGTSYEVIGLMSEKGAFLGTNQDDTIFLPITTMTSQLTGKTSPYGVAVAVINVSATSNANVDAAQFQISNLLRLRHRTSDVNADDTFTVRTQQDALEIVGNITGALTIMLAAIAGISLLVGGIGIMNIMLVSVTERTSEIGLRKAIGASPSDILTQFTIEAVILSLLGGAIGTGIGVSGILFIAAVSPLQAGVSVAAICLAVGVSGGIGLFFGIFPARQASRLDPIVALRSI; this comes from the coding sequence ATGGATACTTGGGAAAGCTTTCGGATGGCGGGCAAAACCCTTGCGGCTAATCGCTTGCGTAGTACATTAACGATGCTCGGTATCATTATCGGTAATGCTTCCGTAATTTTGATGGTGGGAATTGGGCAAGGGGCGCAAAAGTACGCTGCTGAGCAGTTTCAGTCCCTTGGTACGGATGTCATCTTTGTGATTACTGGTACTGACAATGCGCGTCGGAATGTAATCGCACCGCCCAATCGCCTAGTACTAGCCGATGCCGAGGCGATCGCCACCCAAGTCCCCACCGTTCGCAGTGTTGCACCGCAGATTAACGGCTCGGAGCTAGCGATCGCAGGTAACAATACTAAACGCGCCACGCTAATCGGTACGACCGATACCTATGCGATCGTTCGCAATGCGGAAGTTAGTGTGGGCAGATTTTTTAATGAGGAAGACCTTAAGCGAAATGCAAGGGTAATCACGATTGGGGCAGCGATCGCTAAGGAATTATTTCCACAGGGATCGCCTGTCGGTCAAACAGTACGAATCCGAGGCACTAGCTATGAAGTAATCGGACTCATGTCAGAAAAAGGCGCGTTTCTGGGCACAAACCAAGATGACACGATTTTTCTGCCAATTACGACGATGACTAGCCAACTTACGGGTAAAACTTCTCCCTATGGTGTGGCTGTCGCCGTAATTAATGTGTCAGCGACAAGCAATGCCAATGTGGACGCAGCGCAATTCCAAATTTCTAACCTATTGCGACTGCGTCACCGCACTTCTGATGTGAATGCTGACGATACATTTACAGTGCGTACCCAACAGGATGCTCTAGAAATCGTCGGTAATATTACAGGCGCATTGACGATCATGCTGGCGGCGATCGCAGGGATTTCGCTGCTAGTTGGGGGCATTGGCATTATGAATATTATGCTGGTATCAGTCACCGAGCGCACCAGCGAAATCGGACTCCGCAAAGCGATCGGCGCTTCACCCAGCGATATTCTCACCCAGTTCACGATCGAGGCAGTGATTTTGTCATTGCTAGGAGGAGCGATCGGTACAGGGATTGGGGTTAGTGGCATTTTATTCATCGCCGCAGTTTCACCTTTGCAAGCGGGGGTATCGGTTGCAGCAATTTGTCTAGCCGTCGGTGTTTCGGGTGGAATTGGTTTGTTCTTTGGGATTTTCCCCGCCCGACAAGCATCCAGACTCGATCCCATTGTGGCTTTGAGAAGTATTTAG
- a CDS encoding type II toxin-antitoxin system HicA family toxin, with product MSKLKRLSGADAIAIFKRFGFEVHSQRGSHIKLRRITSLGKETLTIPNHRELATGTCQALFRQATRYILESELFPYFYE from the coding sequence ATGTCAAAGCTTAAACGACTATCTGGCGCAGATGCGATCGCTATTTTTAAGAGATTTGGGTTTGAAGTTCATAGTCAAAGAGGTAGTCATATTAAACTGCGTCGTATCACTTCTCTTGGCAAAGAAACTTTAACTATTCCTAACCATCGCGAACTAGCAACTGGTACTTGTCAAGCTCTATTTCGTCAAGCTACTCGCTATATTCTAGAATCAGAATTATTTCCATACTTCTATGAATAA